The DNA region AGCCGTGCAGGGCCCGCTCCCCCGGCCCCTCGCCGGCCGCGCCCGCCGGGCCGAGGAGTTCGAGGGCGAGTTCGGCGACCTTCTGCTGGTGGGTGGTCTGGACGAGCTTGCGGATGGAGGCTCCCGCGCCGGGTTCGAGCCCGGAGACCTGCTGCATCGTGGTCCGCAGTCCGATGCAGCCGAGCGCGTGGGCCTCGGCGGCGAGCGCTCCGATGCGGGCCCGGCAGGCGCCGTCGAGTTCGCCGGAGCGGGCGATCAGCGCCTCCAGGCCGGTGTCGAAGGCCATCTGGTCGGCCATGTGGACGCGCTCGTTGCCCAGGGTGTTGCGGGCGACCCGCCAGCCGCCGTCGGCCTCGCCCACGACGGCGTCGGCGGGCAGCAGCACGTCGTCGAAGTACACCTCGTTGAAGAGGGAGTCGCCGGTGATCTCCTTCAGCGGCCGGATGTCGATGCCCGGGGTGTTCTTCATGTCGACCAGGAAGTAGCCGATCCCCTGGTGCTTGGGAGCGTCCGGGTCGGTCCTGGCGAGCAGGATCCCGTGGTCGGCCCATTGGGCGGCGCTCGTCCACACCTTCTGCCCGTTGATCCGCCAGCCCTCGTCGGTCCGCTCCGCCTTCGTACGGAGCGAGGCGAGGTCGGATCCCGCACCGGGCTCCGAGAACAGCTGGCACCACAGGAGTTCGCCGCGCAGGGTGGGCAGCAGATAGCGGTCCTGCTGCTCGGCCGTCCCATGGGCGATGAGCGAGGGCACCACCCAGGTGGCGATCCCGAGATCGCTCAGCTTCACCCCCTGTTCCACCAACTCCTGCTGTATGGCCAGTTGTTGTACGGGACCGGCGCCCAGGCCGTAGGGAGCGGGGAGGTACGGGGCCGCGTAGCCGGTCGGGGCGAGGGCACGGCGGGCGGCCTTCGGGTCCAGGCCGCGGGCGGCGGCGACGGCCTCGCGCGCCCCGGCCCGGTGAGCGGCCGCCTCGGCGGGGAGTTCGAGGGCGAGTTCGCGGCGCGCCCCGCCCTCGGCCAGCCGGACGGCCCGCAGCCGGTGGGCGTCACCGGACCCCAGCAGTTGCCGGGCCACCAGGGCCCGGCGCAGATACAGATGGGCGTCGTGCTCCCAGGTGAAGCCGATCCCGCCGAGGATCTGGACGCAGTCCTTGGCGCAGCCGTACGCGGCGTCGAGGGCGTCCGACGCGGCGAGGGCGGCGACCATGGACCGTACGTCCGGGTCCGTCTCCTCGTCGGCGGCGCGGGCCGCGTCCCACACCAGCGCGCGGGCCCGCTCGACCCGTACGAGCATGTCGGCGCAGAGGTGCTTGACGCCCTGGAACTGCCCGATGGGGCGGCCGAACTGTTCGCGGACCTTGGCGTATTCGGCGGCGGTGTGCAGCGCTCTGGCCGCGGTTCCACAGGCTTCCGCGGCAAGGAGGGCTGCGGCGAGGTCGCGGACGTGTGCGGCGGAGGTCCGTACGACGCGTTCCGCCGGGACCAGTACGCCCTCGGCGCGGATCTCGGCGGTGGGCCGGGTCGGGTCGGCGCCGCGGTGCGGGCGTGCGGTCAGGCCCGCGGTGGCGGAGTCGACGGCGAACCAGAGGGTGCCGGTGGCCGATTCGGCGGGGAGGAGGAGCAGGTCGGCGTCGGCCCCGGAGAGGACGGGCGGTGCCGTGCCGTCGAGCAGATGGCCGTCCTCGTGCTCGACGGCGGTGAGGGTGCCGGGGCCGAGGGCGACGGCGCCGATGCGGGTACCGGCCGCGAGCTCGCGCACCAGGTCGTGCGGCCCCGCCGTGTGCAGTACGGCGGAGGCGAGGGAGCTCGACAGGTACGGGCCGGGGAGCGCGGCCCGGCCCGCTTCTTCGAGGACCACGGCCAGGTCGAGGAGCCGGCCGCCCCCGCCCCCGTACTCCTCGGGCAGATGGATGGCGAGCAGGCCCTGTTCCGCGAGCCCGTCCCAGTACCCGGGGCGCACGCCGGGGGTACCGGGAGCATCCGCGTCGAGCAGCCTGCGGATCTCCTGCGGCGGCACGGCGCGCGCCAGCCAGCCCCGTACGGCCTGCGCCAACTCCCTGTGTTCTTCGGTGATTCCGATGCCCATGCGGATCCTCGCCGGTCGCAGCCACTGGAACGGCGCAAGAGTAGAACACGTTCCATTCTGACGGAAGGTCAGATGACGGCCGGATCTCCGCACGCTTCGGGCCGAGCGCGCCGTCGTGCCCCGTTCGCACCGCGTTCACCGGAATACCTCGGGCACCGGGAAGGTTTCACCCTGCACGCACTTGGCGGTGCGGGCGCTTCCCGCCCGCACCGCCCGCACGCCTCTTCAGAACCTCGATCACGCCGCCCGGAGGCCGCACGTATGCCAGAGACGACGAACGGACAGCACACCGGGGAACTCCCCGATCCGAGGCCGCGCAAGGCGGGCGGCGGTGTCGTCCCCGTGCTCGCCTTCGCGGGCATCACCGTCGCGGTGATGCAGACCTTGCTCGTCCCCGTCATCAAGGACCTGCCCGCCCTTCTGCACACCGACCCGTCGAACGCCACCTGGGTGATGACCGCGACGCTGCTCGCGGGCGCCGTCGCCACCCCGATCATGGGGCGGCTCGGTGACCTCTACGGCAAGCGGAAGATGCTGCTCGCCAGCCTCGCCGTGATGGTGATCGGCTCACTGATATGCGCCTTCACCGACGACCTCGTGGTCATGATCGTGGGACGCGCGCTCCAGGGCTTCGCCATGGGCGCCATCCCGCTGGGCATCGGCATCATGCGCGACGAGCTGCCGCGCGAGAAGCTCGGCTCGGCGATGGCGCTCATGAGCTCCTCGATCGGGGTCGGCGGCGGCCTGGCACTGCCCGCCGCCGCGCTGATCGCCCAGCACTCCGACTGGCACACCCTGTTCTTCGGCGCGGCCGGTCTCGGTGTGCTGTCGATGGCGCTCACCGTCCTGGTCGTACCGGAGACCACGCTGCGCGCCCCCGGCCGGTTCGACCTCGTCGGCGCGCTGGGACTCTCGCTCGGACTGGTCTGCCTGCTGCTTCCCATCACCAAGGGCAGCGACTGGGGCTGGACCTCGGGCAGCACGCTCGGACTGATCGCCGCCGCGCTGGTGATCCTCGTCCTGTGGGGCCTGTTCGAGCTGCGCAGCCCGGCCCCGCTGGTCGATCTGCGGACCACGGCCCGGCGCGAGGTGCTGCTCACCAACCTCTCCTCGATCATGGTCGGGGTCGCCTTCTACGCCGTCTCGCTGGTCCTGCCGCAGCTGCTCCAGCTGCCGACGTCGACGGGGTACGGCCTCGGGCAGTCGATGGTGGTCGCGGGGCTGTGCGTGGCGCCGCTCGGCCTGACGATGATGTTCGTCGCCCCGCTGTACGCCCGGCTGTCCGCCCGCCGGGGCCCCAAGGTCTCCCTGATGCTCGGCATGCTGATCATCGCGATCGGCTACGGGGCGGGGCTGGGCCTGATGAGCGCCGCCTGGCAGACCGTGGTGATCGCGGTGGTGCTCGGGGCCGGCATCGGGCTCGCGTACTCCTCGCTGCCCGCGCTGATCATCGGGGCCGTCGACCCGTCCGAGACCGGTGCGGCCAACGGCCTGAACACCCTGATGCGGTCGATCGGCACGTCGGTGTCGAGCGCCATGATCGGCATGGTGCTGGCGAACACCTCGGTGCGCACGGGCGGGGTGCCGCTGCCCTCGATGGAGGGGTTCCGCATCTCGTTCCTGATCGCGACGGGTGCGGTGCTGATCGGGCTGGTGCTGGCCTCGTTCCTGCCGTCGCAGCGCGAGGCGATGCGCCCGGCGCTGCTGGCGAGCAGCGACGAGGACGCCCCGGCCCCGGTGCTCAACGCCTCCCGCCCGGTGGCCGGTTCGGGCGGCTTCCGCGGCCGGGTGCTGGACGCGGACGGCGCCCCGGTGGCCCGCGCCAATGTCACGCTGATCGACCACCGGGGCCGGCAGGCCGGTCTCGCCGTGGCGGACGAGGACGGCCACTACACGCTGGCCGCCCCGCACGGCGGGAACTTCGTGCTGGCCGGGTCGGCCACCGGGTACGCGCCGAGCGCCCGCCCGGCCGCGTACCCGGGCGACGGCCTGCCGGTCGATGCCGATCTGGTGCTGGGCGTCAGCGCACCGGAGCGTCGAACCGCGGTGTCGTCGTGAGCAGATGAGAGACGTCCGACCCCACCGGAAGCTCCTGCGGCTGCGCGCCGCGGGTGAACAGCCGGGCGGGGCGGGCGCCCTGCACCCGGGCCTGGCGTCCGTCGACCCGCAGCCATGAACCCTCGCGCAGGCCGAGCACCGGCACGTCGTTCTCCTCCAGGAATTCGCTGAGCCGCTCCTCGCGGGTCTCGCCCTTGTGGGTGCTGGCCGGGTCCGGGTCCAGATAGTGCGGGTTGATCTGGAACGGGACGAGGCCGAGCGTCTCGAAGGACGGCGGCTGCACGATGGGCATGTCGTTGGTGGTGCGCAGGGTGGGCGCCGCCATGTTCGTCCCCGCGCTGGCCCCCATGTACGGCAGCCCGTCCCGTACCGCCTGGGTCACGGCGCCCCGCAGGCCGGTCCGGTACAGGGCGCTCAGCAGCCGGAAGGAGTTGCCGCCGCCGATGAACACGGCGTCGGACGCGGCGAGTTCGGCTACCGGATCGGCGTTCTCGTGGACCCCGCGGACGCTGATGCCGGACGGCGCGAGGGCCTCGCGGACGCGTGCGGTGTAGGCGGTGTAGTCGGCGAGCGCGTACGGGACGAAGGCCAGCCGGGCACCGGCGGGCAGGAACGCGGTGACGGTGTCGAGGGCGTGTTCCAGATAACCCCGGCCGTACTGGGTGGAGTTGGAGAGCAGCAGCAGATTCATGGGGTTCCTCTTGGTTCTCTTCCGGGTCATCGGTCGGTACGGGGACGGCGGGTGCGGGGCTTCGGGCGCTGCGGAGGGTGGGTGAGGCGCCGTTCCAGCAGCTGGGCCGCGTGGCGCAGCGCGTCGAGCCGGTCGTCCGGCGCCTCCCGGAAAAGCTCCTCGGCGCCGCCGAGGCTGAGGCTGCCGTACGGTTCGCGCCCGAGGAAGACCGGTACGGCGACGGTCGCGATGCCGGTGTCGTACTCGCCGACCGTCCAGGCGTACCCCTGGGCGCGGATCTTGAGGAACTCCTCCTCCAGCCGGTCCGGGTCGGTGACCGTCCGGTCGGTGAAGCGGGCCATCGGGCGGCCCCGGAAGAGCCGGTGGCGCTGCTCGTCGGGCAGATACGCGTAGTACGACTTGCTGGTCGCCCCGGCGTGCGCCGGGTAGAGCTCGCCGACCAGCGGGTAGTAGCGCAGCGGCCCGGCCTCTCCCTCCTCCGCGGCGACGCACCGCATGTGGAAGCTGTCCGGCAGGCAGAACAGGACGGTGTCGCCGGTGACCCTGCGCAGCTCCTCCAGGACCGGCCCTGCCAGCAGTTCCAGCGATCCGGAGCGCTCCCAGAGCCTGCCCAGGCGCAGCACGGCCGGGCCGATGCGGTAACGGCGGGTGACCGGGTCGGAGACCAGGAAGCCGCGCCCGGCGAGGGTGGCGAGCAGCCGCTGGGCCACCGAGGTGTCCCAGCCGAACTCCTCGGCGACCTCGGTGACGCCCCAGTCGGGTCTGGTCCGCTCGAAGGCGAGCAGCACGAGGAGCGCCCGGTCGACGGTTTGCAGGGCTCCGGCGGGGGTGCGCCGGTCCAGATCGAACTCCGCCATCGTCATCTCACCATTCAGACCTGAATTGCAAATAACGGGAAACAGTTGCGTTCAACGCTATCCGATCCCGAATGTGGCCTCAGCACCCCGCCCCGCGCTTCCTCGTCGAGGCCCTGATCCGCCGGACAGGCCCCAGCGCCGGCCCGGGTGCCTGGATGAGCGAGAAAGGCCCCCCATGTTGAAGTACGTGCTGGACATCGTCGATCTTCTGGACGATCCCCAGGTCAATGGCAAGACGGTCGTCGAGTACCTCGACTCGGTGAGCGGGGCCGAGGGCTCGTCCTCACAGGTCACCACGGTCGCCGGCGAGCAGGGCTCGACGGACTTCGTGATGGTCCGCATCCCGGGCGCCCGAGGGCGTACGTCCGGGGGCAGCGCCCGCACGCTGGGCGTGGTGGGCCGGCTCGGCGGCATCGGCGCCCGGCCCGAGGTGACCGGTCTGGTCTCCGACGCCGACGGCGCGGTCTCGGCGATCGCCACCGCCGCCAAGCTGCTCGACATGCGCCGCCGCGGCGACGTGCTGCCCGGCGATGTCATCGTCGCCACCCACATCTGCCCGAACGCGCCGACCGAGCCGCACGACCCGGTGCCGTTCATGGGCTCGCCCGTGGACATCGCCACCATGAACCGCCACGAGGTGACCGGCGAGATGGAGGCCGTGCTCTCCATCGACACCACCAAGGGCAACCGGATCATCAACCACAAGGGCCTCGCCCTCTCGCCCACCGTCAAGGAGGGCTGGGTGCTCCGGGTCAGCGAGCAGCTCGGCGAGCTGCTGGCCGTGGTGACCGGTGAGCCGTTGGTCACGTACCCCGTGACCACGCAGGACATCACCCCGTACGGTAATGGGGCACACCACATCAATTCGATCCTGCAGCCCTCCACCGCGACGGCCGCCCCGGTCGTCGGTCTGGCCATCACCTCGGCCGCCGCGGTGCCGGGCTGCGGTACGGGCGCGAGCCACGAGACGGACATCGCGTCCGCCGCCCGCTACGCCGTGGAGGTCGCCAAGGCCTTCGGCGGCGGCCAACTGGACTTCCACGACGCGGTGGAGTTCGACAACCTCGTCAACCGCTACGGGTCGCTGGCACACCTGCAGACCTCCGGCCGCACCCCCCAGGAGTCCTGATGGCAGCCGCCCCGCAGGCCGAGGCCCACGAGACCAAGAGCATCGGCAGCGACGACTACTCGCTCTCCCGCGTCCCGCGCGACAAGCGGTTCGGCTTCTGGTCGATGCTGCTCCAGTGGCTGGCCCAGTCCGGCTCGATATCGCAGTTCACCCTCGGCGCCACCATCGGTGTCGGCATGACCTTCGGGGACGCCTTCCTCGCCTTCACGCTCGGCGCGGTGATCCTGGAGGTCGTGATCTTCGCGATCGGCCTGGCCGGTATGCGCGAGGGCCTGGCGACGCCGATGCTGACCCGCTGGGTCGGCTTCGGCCGCAACGGCTCGGCGCTGGTCAGCTTCGTCATCGCGGTCAGCCTGGTCGGCTGGTTCGGCGTCCAGAACACGATCTTCGGCAACAGCGTCTCGGCGCTGGTCGGCGGCCCGTCCTGGATGTGGTGCGTGCTGGCCGGTATCGCCATCACCGCGCTGGTGATCTTCGGCTTCAAGTACATGGCCGTCTTCGCCAAGATCGTGACGCCGCTGTTCTTCGCGATGGTCGCCTGGTCGATCGTCTCGACGCTGAAGGACCACTCGCTCAGCGAGCTGATCCACTCGCCGCCCCCCGGCCAGACGATCCCGCTCGCCGTCGCCGCCACCGCCATCGCGGGTGGCTACATGACCGGTGCGATCGTTTCCCCGGAGATGACCCGGTACAACCGGAAGGGCTCGCACGTCTTCCTGCAGAGCGCCTCGTCGATGATCCTCTCCGAGTACATCGTCGGCATGACCGGTGTGCTCCTCGGCCACCTGGTGAAGAGCAACGAGGTCTCGCACATCGTGCTCTCCACCTCCGGTGCCTTCGGCGTCATCGTGGTCCTGATGTCTACCGCCAAGATCAACGACTGGAACCTGTACGGCTCCTCGCTCGGCGTCGTCAACTTCTTCCAGGTCGTCTTCGGCAAGCGGATCCACCGCGGCGCGGTCACGATCGTCCTCGGCATCGCGGGCACGGTGCTGTCCGCGGTCGGGATCATGACCCACTTCACCGAGTTCCTCTCCATCCTCGGCGTCGCGATCCCGCCGATCGGCGGCATCATCG from Streptomyces sp. NBC_01591 includes:
- a CDS encoding IclR family transcriptional regulator, which produces MAEFDLDRRTPAGALQTVDRALLVLLAFERTRPDWGVTEVAEEFGWDTSVAQRLLATLAGRGFLVSDPVTRRYRIGPAVLRLGRLWERSGSLELLAGPVLEELRRVTGDTVLFCLPDSFHMRCVAAEEGEAGPLRYYPLVGELYPAHAGATSKSYYAYLPDEQRHRLFRGRPMARFTDRTVTDPDRLEEEFLKIRAQGYAWTVGEYDTGIATVAVPVFLGREPYGSLSLGGAEELFREAPDDRLDALRHAAQLLERRLTHPPQRPKPRTRRPRTDR
- a CDS encoding MFS transporter, with amino-acid sequence MPETTNGQHTGELPDPRPRKAGGGVVPVLAFAGITVAVMQTLLVPVIKDLPALLHTDPSNATWVMTATLLAGAVATPIMGRLGDLYGKRKMLLASLAVMVIGSLICAFTDDLVVMIVGRALQGFAMGAIPLGIGIMRDELPREKLGSAMALMSSSIGVGGGLALPAAALIAQHSDWHTLFFGAAGLGVLSMALTVLVVPETTLRAPGRFDLVGALGLSLGLVCLLLPITKGSDWGWTSGSTLGLIAAALVILVLWGLFELRSPAPLVDLRTTARREVLLTNLSSIMVGVAFYAVSLVLPQLLQLPTSTGYGLGQSMVVAGLCVAPLGLTMMFVAPLYARLSARRGPKVSLMLGMLIIAIGYGAGLGLMSAAWQTVVIAVVLGAGIGLAYSSLPALIIGAVDPSETGAANGLNTLMRSIGTSVSSAMIGMVLANTSVRTGGVPLPSMEGFRISFLIATGAVLIGLVLASFLPSQREAMRPALLASSDEDAPAPVLNASRPVAGSGGFRGRVLDADGAPVARANVTLIDHRGRQAGLAVADEDGHYTLAAPHGGNFVLAGSATGYAPSARPAAYPGDGLPVDADLVLGVSAPERRTAVSS
- a CDS encoding cytosine permease; the protein is MAAAPQAEAHETKSIGSDDYSLSRVPRDKRFGFWSMLLQWLAQSGSISQFTLGATIGVGMTFGDAFLAFTLGAVILEVVIFAIGLAGMREGLATPMLTRWVGFGRNGSALVSFVIAVSLVGWFGVQNTIFGNSVSALVGGPSWMWCVLAGIAITALVIFGFKYMAVFAKIVTPLFFAMVAWSIVSTLKDHSLSELIHSPPPGQTIPLAVAATAIAGGYMTGAIVSPEMTRYNRKGSHVFLQSASSMILSEYIVGMTGVLLGHLVKSNEVSHIVLSTSGAFGVIVVLMSTAKINDWNLYGSSLGVVNFFQVVFGKRIHRGAVTIVLGIAGTVLSAVGIMTHFTEFLSILGVAIPPIGGIIVAEYWVVKKMRKPLDETRESETLPKTSPTWVPMSIAIWIAAFCVGKFYEGGIPALNSLATAFILYSALGLLGWVKPYGTSTLDDEDDTAAPAARATTPVGAA
- the pepE gene encoding dipeptidase PepE, with translation MNLLLLSNSTQYGRGYLEHALDTVTAFLPAGARLAFVPYALADYTAYTARVREALAPSGISVRGVHENADPVAELAASDAVFIGGGNSFRLLSALYRTGLRGAVTQAVRDGLPYMGASAGTNMAAPTLRTTNDMPIVQPPSFETLGLVPFQINPHYLDPDPASTHKGETREERLSEFLEENDVPVLGLREGSWLRVDGRQARVQGARPARLFTRGAQPQELPVGSDVSHLLTTTPRFDAPVR
- a CDS encoding DUF1177 domain-containing protein, producing MLKYVLDIVDLLDDPQVNGKTVVEYLDSVSGAEGSSSQVTTVAGEQGSTDFVMVRIPGARGRTSGGSARTLGVVGRLGGIGARPEVTGLVSDADGAVSAIATAAKLLDMRRRGDVLPGDVIVATHICPNAPTEPHDPVPFMGSPVDIATMNRHEVTGEMEAVLSIDTTKGNRIINHKGLALSPTVKEGWVLRVSEQLGELLAVVTGEPLVTYPVTTQDITPYGNGAHHINSILQPSTATAAPVVGLAITSAAAVPGCGTGASHETDIASAARYAVEVAKAFGGGQLDFHDAVEFDNLVNRYGSLAHLQTSGRTPQES
- a CDS encoding acyl-CoA dehydrogenase gives rise to the protein MGIGITEEHRELAQAVRGWLARAVPPQEIRRLLDADAPGTPGVRPGYWDGLAEQGLLAIHLPEEYGGGGGRLLDLAVVLEEAGRAALPGPYLSSSLASAVLHTAGPHDLVRELAAGTRIGAVALGPGTLTAVEHEDGHLLDGTAPPVLSGADADLLLLPAESATGTLWFAVDSATAGLTARPHRGADPTRPTAEIRAEGVLVPAERVVRTSAAHVRDLAAALLAAEACGTAARALHTAAEYAKVREQFGRPIGQFQGVKHLCADMLVRVERARALVWDAARAADEETDPDVRSMVAALAASDALDAAYGCAKDCVQILGGIGFTWEHDAHLYLRRALVARQLLGSGDAHRLRAVRLAEGGARRELALELPAEAAAHRAGAREAVAAARGLDPKAARRALAPTGYAAPYLPAPYGLGAGPVQQLAIQQELVEQGVKLSDLGIATWVVPSLIAHGTAEQQDRYLLPTLRGELLWCQLFSEPGAGSDLASLRTKAERTDEGWRINGQKVWTSAAQWADHGILLARTDPDAPKHQGIGYFLVDMKNTPGIDIRPLKEITGDSLFNEVYFDDVLLPADAVVGEADGGWRVARNTLGNERVHMADQMAFDTGLEALIARSGELDGACRARIGALAAEAHALGCIGLRTTMQQVSGLEPGAGASIRKLVQTTHQQKVAELALELLGPAGAAGEGPGERALHGFLMSRCLTIAGGTTQVQLNVVAERILGLPRD